Part of the Deltaproteobacteria bacterium genome, CTCGCCAGCGCTTATATTCAGCGCGCCTGGTATCGGCGTTCGCCGACACTGGTGCTGGAGTCGGCGTGGCGGGTGCCGGCCTTGGTAAGTCATATTTCCAAGCTCGGCGCCGATCTGCTTTGCCTGCAAGAAGTCGAGCCGGAAACTTTCGTAGCCTTGCGCACGACGCTCGGCGAGCGCGGCTACGGGAGCCAATATGCGCGCAAGCTTGCGCAGCGGCCCGACGGCATCGCGATATTCTACCGGCGCGCCGCGTTTGAATTGCTCAGCGCGCGCGTGCTCGCGTACTCGGATGGCGCCGGCGTTGCGCCCGATACCGGTTACGTCGCTTTGATCGCGCTGCTGCGAAATCCCGGCGGAATTCTTGGCGTTATCAATACGCACCTCATGTGGGACGCGCCTGGAACCGCTCCCGCGGCGCAAATCGGTCTGCGCCAAGCGCGGCAGCTCTTGACTGAACTTGAAAGCGGCGCGGCGGACGCGCGCGGCTGGATCGTCAGCGGCGATTTCAACGTGGAGCCACAGAGCGAGATCGTCGCGCTGTTGGAACAAGCCGGATTTCAATACGCGCATCGCGATCTTGCGGACGTTAAATCATTGGCGTCCTTGAGCTCCGCCGGATACTCGGCGAGATACGGCGAGAAATAGCGCTGCATCAACCCAGCCCGCCGCAACATCGTCGGCGAGCTGCTGCCGTCGACGATATCCACGGCAAAGCGTTTCGCCTGGTATTCGGCGATGACGCGCTGGACGACGTTGTCGGAATTGCCGCGATAATATTCGACTTGAAGGAACGGATATTCTTTTTCGAAAGCGTCTTTGAGCGGCCGCACCACCTGATCAACGATCAGCGTCGTGTGCCAAGAAACCCTGCCTTCTTTCTTCGCGCCTTCGACGAGAATTTTTTGCCGGTCGGTGGATCTGAGCAGGGTGATGTCTTCGATGGAGGCGGCGGGTGATGTCTGTGCGAAAATTAGCAGGAGCAAAATTGACGTGAAGCGAACCAGAGGTCGAAACGAGACTTCATTAAGCCTGAGGGTTTTCACCGCGCACCTCCTGTAGTTAGTTCCGATGTCGGCGCCGATAACATCCGCCCATCTGCTCACTTCAAGAAATTCTTCTCGAAGTAATCCACCCAGCCGTCGCCTTCGTTCAACTGCGAGTCGGGCGTGAAGTAAAGAGCGCGCTTGAACTTGCCGCCACCCGGTTTGAGGTCCACTTGCTTGGCGGGGACTTTCGGATGGGAGGGCAAGTAATTCTGCGCTTGAATTACTTTTTGTCCTTCTTCGGACAAGATGAAATCGATCAACAGCATCGCCGCGTGGGGATGGGGCGAGCGCGTCACCGGTGAAATCGTATTGATGGTCGCCGAAAGCGGTTCCAATGGCGCCCAGTCCACCGGCGCGCCGGCGCTTCTACTGATATGGGCGTGATGATGGAAGATATGCAGACCCAAGGGATATTCGCCGGCGATGACAAGATCTAATATCTGCCGATTGCTCGCCGTGGTTTTCGCCACGTTCTGCGCTTTTAGTTTTTGCAGATAGGCCCGGCCCGCTTCCTGCCCCATGTTTTGCAGAACGTTGCCGATCATCATCGGCGCACCCGAACCGCGGCTGGTCGACCACATCATCTGTCCCTTCCAACGCGGGTTGAGCAGGTCTTCATACGTTTTCGGCACCTCATTAGGTTTCACCATCCGGGTGTTGTAGCCGACGGCGAAATAATAAACGTTGCTCACGCCCCAATAGCCTTGCGGATCTTTCAGCTCAGCCGGATAGTCGGCGAGATAGGGCGAATAGAAGCGTTGCAGGAAACCGCCCTTCTTCACCATCGGCGCGGTCACCGTGCCGTCGACGATGTCGACCTCGTAGCGCTTACCTTGGTACTCGGCGAACATCTTTTGGACTATTTGCTCGGAGTTGCCGCGGAAAGGATCTATCTTGATGAACGGATACTTTTTTTCGAACGCTTCCACAACCGGGCGCACGACCTGAGACACTATCAGCGACGTGTACCAAGTGATTTTACCTTCTTGGCGCGCGCCTTCGACGAGAATCTTTTGCCGGTCCGGTTTGTTGTAGAGCATGACCTCTTCCACCGAAGCCGCGCGCGCCAACGCCACCCATGAGAGGGCTACCAAGAGAGAGCCAAGAGTCCAACAAAAAATCTTCGCAGGTTTCATTGTCCGACCTCCAGAATTATTTCAATGCTATGGTTGCGATGCGTTTGCAATTCACGCTCACCGAAAGTCGCGGCGTGACAGTTCCGCACCGACTATTTCAATATCGCTTCGGCGAATTTTCCCGCCGGCACGCGCACGTTGGTGTATTTGTCTTCGAGATGATTGCGCGTGCGGTGATATTCTTGCACGCTGATCGCGTCCTTGGCCGCGGAGATGCCGGTGTCTTGCAGCCACTTGGTATTTACATCGAGGCGGCGCGTGCCGTTTTGCATCACCCTGCTGTACCAGTCTTGACCTTCGCGGCTCAAGAACCAGTTGACGAAAACTTTGGTCGCGTTGGGGTGGGGCGGATCCTTGATAATGCCGAGCGCGCCGAAAGAATTGCTCGCCGGCAAACCTTCTTTGGTCACCGGCGCGGGTTTGATCGGTAGCTTAGCTTTGATAAACGGTTCTGTTTGGCTGCGCCCCAAGCCGAAGGCAAGGGCGACTTTGCCTTTGGCCAGCGCGTCGGCGAGCTGGCGCAAGTCGCGGGTCAAAAATAAATCCTGCTCGACGAACTTTTTCAAAAACTCCTCGCCGCGGTGTTCCCACATGAACGACCAGATCGATTGGCCCGAGCTCGGCACGCGCGGATCGCTGAAGCCGATGCGCCCTTTCCATTTCGGATTCAAATAATCCTCGAAGCTGCGCAGCTCCTGGGGCTTGGCCAGAGTCGTGTTGTACCAAGTGCTGTGGGTACCCACGTCGGCGAGGAACGAGTATAGAAACTTGTGCGTGCTGACGTTGTCTTCCCAGATATGGCCGCCAAACCATTGTTTAGGATCTTTGACTTCCGGCAAAATCCAGAAAGACTCGATCGGCTCGAGCATGCCGTCGTGGGTGAGACCGGCCGCCGTGCCGGTGCCGCAGATGATTGCGTCGAAATAATTGACGCCGGCTTTTTTCTCGGCGGCGATGCGGCTGGCGTTCTTCGGCCCGGGCGCGCCGATCAGTTCGGCTTCGAGGCCAAATTTTTGTTTCAACAACGGTTCGAGCGCGGTGCGCAATTCGGGCGCCGGCGGAATCGCCAGGACGATCTTGCCTTCGGCTTTGGCCGCTTCGACAACCCTATCCCATTCCGCCGAGCGCTTGGCCTCAGCGGCTGTGGCGACTTCACTGGCAAGAACAGCCAACACGATCGCCAGAATCATTGTGCCCAACTTGTCGATCATAACTTCCTCGTAACTCGATTCTTAGGGAGAGCAGTAGAGGAAAGGTCACAGGCTGTCAAGGTCAAGATCGCCAGTGATACCATTGAAAATGCCAAGAGGGCGGGTTTCAAACCCGCCCCTACAATTCCCGATTCTTTTTTTGCGCCCTTTGCGCTTTTTGCGGTAGATTTTCCGAATCCGACGCCAGAGGGCGCGATGAATCGCGCCCCTGCATCGTTAGCCTTATTGCAAGATTTTTTCGGCGAACTTTCCTGACGGCAGGCGCACCTTGGTGTATTTGTCTTCCAGATGATTGCGGATACGATGGTACTCTTGCACGGTGATGGTATCTTTGACCGCGTTGATACCGAGCGCTTTCAGCCATTGGGTATCGACGTCGAGGCGGCGGGTGCCGTTCTCCAAGATTTTGCTATACTATTCTTGGCCTTCTTTGCTGAGAAACCAGTTGACAAAAACTTTGGTCGCGTTGGGATGGGGCGGGTTTTTGATCACGCCGAGAACGCCGAAGCCGTTGCTCGACGGCAATCCTTCTTTGGGCGTCGGCACGGGCTTCAACGGCAGGCCGGCGTCGACGAACGGATCCACCGGACTGCGCCCCAAGCCGAAGGCGACGGCGACTTTGCCCTTGGCCAAAGCGTCGGCGAGCTGGCGCAGATCGCGGGTTAAGAATAAATCCTGCTGGACTAGTTTTTTCAAAAACTCTTCGCCTTTGATTTCCCACATGAACGACCAGATGCCTTGTCCCGAACTCGGCACGCGCGGATCGCTGAAGCCGATCTTGCCTTTCCACTTTGGATTCAAGTAATCGTCGAAGCTGCGAAAGTCCTCGGCCTTGGCCAGCGTCGAATTGAACCAAGCGTTTTGCGTGCTGACGTCGGCGAGAAACGAATAGAGATATTTATTCGTGCTGACATTATCTTCCCAAACATGGCCGCCGAACCATTGCTTGGGATCTTTGACTTCGGGGAGAATCCAAAAGCTCTCCATCGGCTCGAGCATGCCGTCATGGGTGAGGCCCGAGGCCGTGCCGGTGCCGCAGATGATGGCGTCGAAAAAGTTTACACCGGCTTGTTTTTCGGCGGCGATGCGGCTGGCGTTCTTCGGTCCAGGTGCGGCTAACAGTTCGGCTTCAATGCCGAACTTTTGCTTGAGGACGATTTCCATTTCCTTGCGCAGCTCGTTGACCGGCGGGATAGCGATGACGATCTTGCCCTCTTTCTTCGCCGCCTCCAGCGCTTTGTCCCATTCCGCCGGCCGCCGCGCGTCGGCGGCCAATACCAGCGGCGCGAAGCTCCAACTGAACAGAATCGTCGCGAGCAGAATTTGTAAACGCTTCATCGGAGTTCTCTCTATTGCCATCTATGTGCAAGCTCTCTTAGCAAGTTAGCAGGGTTGAAGCAATTCATTTCGCTGGATCGGTTGACGGTCGGAATCGTCCGATGGTATGGCCAAGATGACATTTCTAAGAGGAAAACCATGCCGCTAATAAAAATCATCTCCACAGGCGGGACCATCGCCAACACCGGCCATGGTCTGATCGCCATCGACGATGTGTTGAAAGACATTCCCAAGGCCAAAGCGATGGCGGAGTTCGAAATCTTCGAAGCGACGCGCGTGCGCAGCGGCCAAATGCGTTTGGCGCAGTGGCTCGACGTTGGCCGCGCCGCCGGCGCGGCGGCGCAAGATCCGCGGGTCGACGGCATCATCGTCACCCACGGCACTTTTACGACTGAAGAAGCCGCTTACTTCCTGCACCTCTGCGTGCACACGGAGAAACCGCTGGTGGTCGTCGCCTCGCAACGCAAGCATGATGAGGTCGGCAACGACGGCGATCGCAATATGCTCGACGCGATTCGCTTGGTGTTGACGCCGGAAGCGCGCGGCAAAGGCGTATTAGTAACCTTGCACGAGGAAATCCATTCGGCGCGCGAAGTGGTCAAGACCAACCAGCGCCCCGGCGGCTTTCATTCGCTTGGGAGCGGCTTGCTTGGCCATATCGAAGATGATCAAGTTTCTTTTTACGCGACGCCGACCCGGCGCCACACCGCGCGCTCCGAATTCGACATCCGCGAGATCAACGAACTGCCGCGGGTCGATGTCATCGCTGCTTATGTCGGCGGCGACGACGCGGCGGCGCAAGCTTGCGTCGCCGTCGGCGCGCAAGGTTTGGTGATCAGCGGTTACGCCTTCAACGGCCGTCCCTCCGCCGATCAGCTCGCGGGAGTCGAAAGAATCGCCGCGTCGGGCATCCCCGTCGTCCTCGCCAGCCGCGGCGGTCAAGGCAGAATCCCGGTGGACTGGAACGATCCGTTCATTCAAGGTGACAGCCTGGTGCCGCACAAAGCGCGGATACTGCTTATGCTCGGATTGACGAAGAGCAAAGATCCGAAAGAGCTACAGCGGATGTTTAATGAATATTAGATTGAGTGGCGGAGCTATGTGCGTCAAGCGAAAAATCCCTCCTAACCTCCTTTTACAAAGGGAGGGACCGGAAGCGGCGAAGTTTACGCATGTTCAACGGAGTTGCAGTCGGGCTTCGACTTTCCCCCTTTGAAAAAGGGGAACCAAGGGGGATTTTCTTGAATGCTCAAGTACAATCCACAACTCAGACCAAGAGCGCGCCGGCTGCGAAACAATCTTACCGACGCCGAACAACGAATGTGGAATCGCCTGAGAGCAAAACAAATCCTTGGCATACAATTCTACCGGCAGCGGCCGATCGACAACTACATCGTTGATTTCTATGCTCCAGTGGTGCGATTGGTGATTGAAGTCGATGGTGCGCAGCATTTGGATACTGCGCGAGCGCGATATGATCGGCGGCGGAGCAAATGTTTGGAACAGCTTGGGTTGAAAGTTTTACGCTTTGACGACCGACAAGGTTTATTGGAATTGGATTCTGTCGTGCAGGTGATTTTTGGTGTGGTTAGTGAGAGCTTGGACTCGTTGTGAATGGCAGTCGGAAAATCCCTCCTAACCTCCCTTTACAAAAGGGAGGGATCGGAATGTTGGTGGTGGTGAATCTTCGTTGGACCTGTCCAATTCTTCTTCCCCCTTTGAAAAAGGGGGATCGAGGGGGATTTAATCCGCGGTTTACTGAAATTAATGCCAGGCGGTTGCCTGTCGCCGCTCTGAAGGATTTAAGAATGCTATGATCACTCGCTTCATAATAAAAAATAGAGAACTCTTCGCCGCCGGCCATGAATTTCCTATCACCGGGGCTTACGAAAAACTTACCGGAATGATTTACGGTGAAGTCGATCCGAAGCATCGGCTGAACAAAATCATCGTCAACGTGAACAAAGCGCCGCGCAACCAGCGCGGCCGGGTGGAGTACGCCAGCAATTTTTGTATCTTGAAACCGCTCGACATGGCGCGCGGCAACGGCAAGATATTTTTCGACGCGCCCAATCGCGGCAGCAAACGTATCTTGGGCTTTTTGAACGACGGGCCGGAAGCCAACGATCCGACGACTTTGGAAGACGCCGGCAACGGTTTTCTCATGCGCCAGGGCTACACGATTGCCTGGTGCGGCTGGCAGGGCGATTTGATGGCGCTGAAAAACTGGCTCGTGCTCAACGTTCCGATCGCAACCAACAACGGCAAGCCGATCGTTCGCAAAGTTCGCACTGAGATCGTCGTCGACGAGAAGGGCGTCAAGTCGCAAGCGCTGAGCGGCGACGAGCGCGTGAAAGGCTACGAAGCCGCGTCACGCGATA contains:
- a CDS encoding extracellular solute-binding protein, translated to MKPAKIFCWTLGSLLVALSWVALARAASVEEVMLYNKPDRQKILVEGARQEGKITWYTSLIVSQVVRPVVEAFEKKYPFIKIDPFRGNSEQIVQKMFAEYQGKRYEVDIVDGTVTAPMVKKGGFLQRFYSPYLADYPAELKDPQGYWGVSNVYYFAVGYNTRMVKPNEVPKTYEDLLNPRWKGQMMWSTSRGSGAPMMIGNVLQNMGQEAGRAYLQKLKAQNVAKTTASNRQILDLVIAGEYPLGLHIFHHHAHISRSAGAPVDWAPLEPLSATINTISPVTRSPHPHAAMLLIDFILSEEGQKVIQAQNYLPSHPKVPAKQVDLKPGGGKFKRALYFTPDSQLNEGDGWVDYFEKNFLK
- a CDS encoding extracellular solute-binding protein is translated as MIDKLGTMILAIVLAVLASEVATAAEAKRSAEWDRVVEAAKAEGKIVLAIPPAPELRTALEPLLKQKFGLEAELIGAPGPKNASRIAAEKKAGVNYFDAIICGTGTAAGLTHDGMLEPIESFWILPEVKDPKQWFGGHIWEDNVSTHKFLYSFLADVGTHSTWYNTTLAKPQELRSFEDYLNPKWKGRIGFSDPRVPSSGQSIWSFMWEHRGEEFLKKFVEQDLFLTRDLRQLADALAKGKVALAFGLGRSQTEPFIKAKLPIKPAPVTKEGLPASNSFGALGIIKDPPHPNATKVFVNWFLSREGQDWYSRVMQNGTRRLDVNTKWLQDTGISAAKDAISVQEYHRTRNHLEDKYTNVRVPAGKFAEAILK
- a CDS encoding extracellular solute-binding protein — protein: MAIERTPMKRLQILLATILFSWSFAPLVLAADARRPAEWDKALEAAKKEGKIVIAIPPVNELRKEMEIVLKQKFGIEAELLAAPGPKNASRIAAEKQAGVNFFDAIICGTGTASGLTHDGMLEPMESFWILPEVKDPKQWFGGHVWEDNVSTNKYLYSFLADVSTQNAWFNSTLAKAEDFRSFDDYLNPKWKGKIGFSDPRVPSSGQGIWSFMWEIKGEEFLKKLVQQDLFLTRDLRQLADALAKGKVAVAFGLGRSPVDPFVDAGLPLKPVPTPKEGLPSSNGFGVLGVIKNPPHPNATKVFVNWFLSKEGQE
- a CDS encoding asparaginase translates to MPLIKIISTGGTIANTGHGLIAIDDVLKDIPKAKAMAEFEIFEATRVRSGQMRLAQWLDVGRAAGAAAQDPRVDGIIVTHGTFTTEEAAYFLHLCVHTEKPLVVVASQRKHDEVGNDGDRNMLDAIRLVLTPEARGKGVLVTLHEEIHSAREVVKTNQRPGGFHSLGSGLLGHIEDDQVSFYATPTRRHTARSEFDIREINELPRVDVIAAYVGGDDAAAQACVAVGAQGLVISGYAFNGRPSADQLAGVERIAASGIPVVLASRGGQGRIPVDWNDPFIQGDSLVPHKARILLMLGLTKSKDPKELQRMFNEY
- a CDS encoding endonuclease domain-containing protein gives rise to the protein MLKYNPQLRPRARRLRNNLTDAEQRMWNRLRAKQILGIQFYRQRPIDNYIVDFYAPVVRLVIEVDGAQHLDTARARYDRRRSKCLEQLGLKVLRFDDRQGLLELDSVVQVIFGVVSESLDSL